The genomic interval tttatcttcatttttatcatctaaTTACATCTCATTAATCTTgttattttcctatttccttcttttcttccttctttcctttctccttcattctcatttcaaccctcacttctttctctcatctgccctttacttattttatcgtgttcttttttttttacccctatctctctctctctctctctctctctctctctctctctctctctctctcttgcttctttcttgctttttttcctccattttccctccatcctcatctttccctttcacCTATCTCATTACCTCTCATTAACTTCACCTCGGGGCttctgtccttttccttccttccatcctaccctcctttcttcttcctttttcttttaatctttttttttcttcgcttttctccttcatcctcatttacatcctcatttttctctcatctttaccTTATCTAtctcagttcctcctcctcctcctcctcctcctcctccttctattcttcctcctccttctaattttctttatacacatttttctatctgtcttttcctcccccttctttaatttcatattccttttctctctacatTTCAGAACCGTtatcttctttcactctttttagCTTACCTACctgactatctctctctctctctctctctctctctctctctctctctctacctttcatttttcatttactgccttctattccttattttcttcttatcctcatccttatcttttcttttcgctCTTCTTTTTCTAAACTTACCAACTTCATTATCTGCTCcattaatctttctctctttctcttctcatgtCTCGCTCTGCTGTctttcctccgcctctctctctctctctctctctctctactctcgtCTCTTCCCTCCAGCTGTGTCACCCCCTTCCGACctttacctcaccttaccttacctgtccCACTAGCgtgtacttttctttctacctccctttgaccttctcctcttcctcctcttccttctcctcttctaatgAATTTTACGTCTCTATCTGCCTCACCTtcactcttccatttctctccattGACCCTTACCATATAttaatccttcttcttcttcttcttcttcttcttcttcttcttcttcttcttcttctattcacctcctctcatctaccccttcctccatttcgctcattcatcttcatctatttaattcctctcccatctcactttctctcacttcctcatacctaatttttccttctcccctcccatcccctcacttcctctaacctttccctctctctcctcccttctgccTTTACTTctgcctcccccctcctctcctctccctctcgtgtAATGAACTGCGCTGGAAAgttatgaaaattaaagaagagtggTGGAAGTTGTTTGATTCCTCGTGATAGATCGTGTTAGTTATATCACTCTTCTTTCGTTCGTCTTCATTCGATTTTGCGtcattcatcttcttcttcctcttcctcaccccgcCTTCATTGGTCGTTTGTCTGCGTTTGTCTGGGCGTGACCCACATACGTCacgcgaaggaaggaaggaaggaagaaaggaaggaaggaaggaaggaaggtaggaaggagggagagacggaaatggaacagaaaaggaatggAGCAGAAATGAGGATAGAATGAAATGAAATCAGTACAGAACAAAACTTCactaaaatgaaggaaggaaggaaggaaggaagaaaaggagagggagagagaatgaaaaaataaagaaaatagacgaGTAAAACGTCATAAGaatacaacctaacctaacttctatataatgaaggaatgaagaagaaagggaactagaagcagaaaaaggaaacaaactgaataaatcaaagcaaaacaacaaaagcacaacaaaacaaataaagcaTGAAACGTAACTTTTGACAATAACTTTACAATAACACAGAACATAACACTGAAGTACCCATGGTGTTGCTTTCAAGAACCACTGGACACTAAAGGCAGACAACAGAGATGACTGGCTACTCACAATACCACGGCCAGTTTATATCAATACACAGGCATTCCGAGACACTAAGCGCTTCCTCGGGGTCTCTTCTTCCAGGGCCTTGCTATGTATGTAAGTGGCCAGTTGTGCTACTCCTAAGCTCCTGAGATGTAGTACGAGACTGTGCTTTTCAATGTGGGGCTGACGGGATTAAGGGTGTGAATGATGTGCGTATGAATGTGCGGTAGTTTGTCTGGGCTTAgcgtgggattgccagcctggtgtaCAGATAGAATAGACAGCGACAGGaggctgaaggaaggagaaaggaacttGGGGTTAAGAGAGGAGCTTGGAGTTGAGGAAACCTAGATTTGAGAGAAAGGAACTTTGAATTAAGAGGTTATAGTTAAGAGGAAGGCTAGAATTATGAGAAGAGAGTTTTAAGAGGAGGGAGCTTGAGttaaaaaagagacaggaggctgggggaaggagaaaggaacttGGGGTTAAGAGAGAATAACTTGGAGTTGAGGAAACCTAGATTTAAGAGGAAGGAACTTTGAATTAAGAGGTCAGAGTTAAGAGGAAGGCTAGAATTATGGGAGTTTTAAGAGAAGGAAGCTTTGAGTTAAGAGGAGGGAGCttggaatgaagaggaaggggcttgagttgatgaaaaaaaaagtatcacccacttcacacacacacacacacacacacaacacacacacacacacacacacacacacacactaaatgtaTCTTTCAAATGCAAATTCAAGACACCTTTCATGTTGGCAATATTACAAGCACTTAACCCTTCTAAACGCTTTCAGGCATGACAGTAAAAATGGACACCAGGATTCCACCTTACTAACACAAATTTGGACACTTAAGAATCCTTGAAACAATCCTGGAAACTTAAGGACTCTTTGATACTTGTGTAGGATACCCGTGTGTGAGATCCCGAGTGCCCTTGATAACAGGACATCGAACACTACATTTGGACAGCCCTAAGGATCCGAACTTAAGATCCTAGTAACTTAAGGACTCCTGGTGTGAAGGATCCGTGTTATGTCCTGAGTGATGTAAATAACAGGAGTTGGAATATTTGCTTCTAACATTCAGGGCATCAAGATCTGGACACGACAATTCCAGATACGTGAGGACTCCTGGTGCGTGTGTAGGAGGTCCTTTGGTGTGAGATCCTAAGTGAGCTTGAGGCTCAGAGTATACTGCAAATTTGACACAGCACTTCGGACACAACTAAAGGATCCTGGGGACACTACGGTTCCAAACACTTTAGGACACCCGGCAAGTGCGAAAGAGTCCGAAGCGTTTGGTTCTAAGTGTCCTACGAGGCTGAGGCACCACTGAGGACACTGGTATAAGATCCTGGACGCATTTTTACGATTCCAGACACTTGAGGGCTCCTGAAAAGCGTGCAGGACCCTAGCGTGAGGTTCAGTGTCCTGCGAGGTTTGCGGCGCCCCGGGATGGCGTGATGAgcccccccaccccaccacgACCCCCCTCCGCCCACTTCTCCAGACGGTGTGCCACGCTGGCCTCCTCACCTTGGCGGCCCTCATGGCAGACCAGGCGCACCAGCTTCCCCACCTCGGCCTCGACAGCCTCCCAAACCTCCCGCTGCGTCAGGCCTCCGTCACCACCAACGACCAGGCCCCCTGCCCAGAGTCTGATGAGGCCACAGGCGGCGCCGCTGACTTGCAGGACCCTGAGATGGAGGCCCAGAGGGACGCCGCCACGCCCCGCCTGCTGCCTGACGAAGGGAAGGACCTGCATGACGGAAGGGAGGAGCTGCCGGCCTTGGAACTGCCCTGCGCGCCGATCTACAGCTTTGATGAGGACGGAGACATCCTGCAGTGTGTGGAGACGCAGACTCCCGGTGATAAAGAAGGACATtttcccaccaccgccacagggGAGGCCAAGTGAGGTCCCCGCCAGGAGTGACGCGGCGGAAGGCGAGGCGGGTGAAGTGGGTCTCGTTGCGCCCTGCGGCACGCCGAACATGGAGTTCACGCAGGCCACTCCGGAGGAGACGTGGAAAGAAACCGTGCCTGAGGAAAACAGTGACATCAACGCGACGGAAGAAGCTCCTGGAGTCCCTGacgcctcctcctgcagccatCCCATCCTGGCCTCCGTGGGCACTGCAGAGGACACCGTGCCGCACATAGACGTAGCCCCCAAGGACACTCACGACCCAGCGGCCGTCATCCTGCCCGAGGTGACGATGGTGACGCCCAAGATCAAGCTGCACGCCGGCTccgtggaggtggaggaggactaCTTGGAGGGCCACCTGGATGAGGACCACCACCTCAGGGACTTCTGCGCCACGCTGCTCggggagtgtggtgagtgtatgGCGTCTTGTTGTGGGTCACGTTCACCAGTCCTGTCTTCATCACAGCTCTCTGATTTATACCACTGTGCACTACTGTTTGCTGcttgttcttactttctttatcactcttattttcctccccgTAACGACTCCAAAAGCAGTAGTCTTGTCTTTACCACGGATCTTCCTGGTATACAACTGTGCACGGGTCTCTGCTTTTGCTCTCTTAATAACTCTTCTCAAAGTACTGCAGGATTGTTTGCAGGGTGTCCGGTCTTGTCTTCCTCACGGCTCTGGTACCACTGTGCATTGTTGTCTGGTCTTGCTTGCTTTATTATTCTGATCTTCTTCTCTGTAATGACTCCCCAAAATCATTCAGAGTTGCTTGCAGAGCGTCTAGTCTTATCTTCTTGGTGTTTTCTGCTTAAGTGTCTCATTAGCCCGTATTCTAAAAAGCTTTGTTCATCACGAGTGTTTTCCAAGGCAACGGTGATTATTAGTCAGATTCCCCACGAGCGTTTCCCACTGGTGATGCAGAATCAGCATTAGaccatcactggaatcatgagaATGTCCCTAAAAACCTTAACTTCTAACAGAGCGCGTAAAAGTAGTGGAGACAAGATGTGAAACTATTTGatgatactttttttcatgtatctcTTCTGTATGAGATTCTTGCCACGTTATCTTTACCAGTGAAAGATTCGTGTGTTATCTTCCCCCACTTCTTGAATATTGTATCTATCACTTATGTTCAATTTTCATTTGGTTATccccttcttgttttctttataaggttctagtagtggtgttgttggttggtggtgggtagtagcagtagtagtagtagcagcagtagcagtagcagtagcagtagcagtagtagtagtagtagtagttgttgttgttgtaatagcaccagtagtaacagtagtaacaacGCCCCTTCACAGTgccagaagtagtagtaataggataAGCAGTAATAACGACAGTAACAGTTGTAGTTTGTCTCCTCAACGCGGCttaagtagtagcagtagtagtaataatagcactaACAACAGAAGTCTTGCCTCCTCACTGCACATaaagtaacagcagtagcagtaacagtagtagcaatgCCTTGTCACTGCCAAagagaagtagcagtagtagtaacagtagcagcagcaatagtagcagtaacagtagcagcaatgCCTCCCCACCACTCCAGGATGAGAGAGTATCACTTCACGGCTGGCCCAGAATGTTGCAGCGTTGCCTCGGGGATTCAAGAGGCGGACCTTTATCCCTGTAATTAGCTTAAGCTCTAGTCCTAATCTAATAATCTACATTCGGGGAAGTGAGAgatttgtcctctctctctctctctctctctctctctctctctctctctctcctctctctctctctctctctctctctctctctctctctctctacttttcctttcttgccaTCACTAATTACGTTccagagtgaaggaaaaaacgaaCTTTCCACGCCTGACTGAATTAATTTCGTAACATCTTCATTGCATTTTTTCCCattctccttccattcatttttcttttatcacgcCTCACTGACTTAATTTCCATTGATCTCCATTGCATTTTTctcccattattttcttctttatcacatCGCTCTGAATTGATTTCCTaagaacttttctttttctcgttttcttcttccttccattgtaGACAGACGGGTGTTTCTTTTCCCACAAGTCTTGGAAAGAAACGTAATGCATTGTACACTCACGGACACAAGTCGCAGCACCCCACATTCTCTCCTTCAATGCCTTAGGTTCTACGCACGTCTGCTCTGCCTAGAATCCATCATTTGGCAATACATGCACTCCCTTCATATCCGACGTTTTTCAGTGTACAATGTGATCTTGGACACCGTCACTCCCAGTACACCCACTCGCTTCCTCAGTATCTTAAGATCTTCCTTAGTGTATTAAGTTCAATGTTACGTCTGATCTGCCTAGAATTCACTAATTATTGgatctttttttaattattatgaGAAGAACCGTCAGAAATCCAAGGACCTTATTCCTAAAAATTTTCGGCGCCTTGTCCCAGatgaacatgagaaaataaaggaagctgcaagaaatcgCCAGTCTTGCACGTGACAATCCCTTCTCTTGACAGTCTCTGGTGGAAGTCACAGGGGATTGCCAGGGGAGTTTTCATGACTGCAGTGATGCTTTAACACAGATTCTAAGTCAGAAATTAGAAAAGAACGCATGGAAAAGTGACTAAACGCCTCTGTGTCATTTTTTTAAGGtagttctgagagagagagagagagagagaggaggagatgagagagagagagagagagatgagagagagagagagagagagagagagagagagagagaatgaaaacaagtTCTGAGAAGAATAATTTCAACGATAAATATTACTTGAACTATGTTTtaaatttcatctctttttcaatTCATAAAGgtttactgtctctctctctctctctctctctctctctctctctctctctctctctctctctctctctctctctctctctctctctctctctctctctctctccctcgagaaacgcctttttttcattccctttaatTGTCAACCTTTCCAACCTTTCTCCACCcaatttcagtctctctctctccctcgagaAACgccttttttcattccctttaatTGTTaagtttttcttcacttctccacccagtctctctctcactcccactctctctctctctctctctctctctctctctctctctctttgtaaacACCTACCtacactttccctccctttctcacaAACATCACGCAAAACTTACAACCTTccttaatgaaaaaataaaacataaggcCCAGCTAGTTTACGTAACCAGCATTCTTATATAACACGACTCATGTAAGCTTTTATGACCCCCAGAACgacctcttttcttcctcttacttgcAAGTCCCTTAGTAAAGTCTATCAGCTAAAAATACATGTGAAAAACCTCATTCCGCCCACCTCTCCCCTTTCGtcagcatcctcctccctcttcctcttctttttcttcatcatcatcattatcttgttcttttcttgcacgttttcttcatctgtccttttttttttaatcctcctcctccttccctctcctcctcctcctcctcctcctcctcctcctcgttcagtctattttcaatacttccttttcacactcttcctccctcccctctcctttttcttctccttggtCTCGTCATTTtacaaccttcctcctcctcctcctcctcctcctcctccttactaatGTGTCTCCCCCTCAAGCGTCATTCAGGAATCCACTTTGCCACTGAGTAATAAATCTGTCACTTCTTTATTAACTctcagcagcaggaggaggaggaggaggaggaggaggaggaagaggaatgagaaggaaagaaagaagaaggatttTAAGAAGGAGAGGTTAATAAGAAGagtatgagaaagagaagatcaagacagacaggaggaggaggaggaggaggaggaggaggaggaagaggaggaggaggagaaggaggaggaggagaaggataagaaggtaAGATacgggaagaaagataagaggaggagagt from Scylla paramamosain isolate STU-SP2022 chromosome 23, ASM3559412v1, whole genome shotgun sequence carries:
- the LOC135112360 gene encoding uncharacterized protein LOC135112360: MSPPTPPRPPSAHFSRRCATLASSPWRPSWQTRRTSFPTSASTASQTSRCVRPPSPPTTRPPAQSLMRPQAAPLTCRTLRWRPRGTPPRPACCLTKGRTCMTEGRSCRPWNCPARRSTALMRTETSCSVWRRRLPVIKKDIFPPPPQGRPSEVPARSDAAEGEAGEVGLVAPCGTPNMEFTQATPEETWKETVPEENSDINATEEAPGVPDASSCSHPILASVGTAEDTVPHIDVAPKDTHDPAAVILPEVTMVTPKIKLHAGSVEVEEDYLEGHLDEDHHLRDFCATLLGECDWQSSRPPSTQTPVMGLLSVTPHDPCSRRAPKVPFDAVVFTERKHSTGDALVLSLGLSADGANTIQDIASRNQGAARERLQQGEVLPCEAGLTKHCESCGVSPRGVPEEVGSPLRHYQTSGVPKERAFATLLQAQSQQTSTPESRAAPHTGRSPRTSSTTASPRPSRRAEVCPAHPPM